The genome window ATTATCTCTGTAGTAAACATTAAAGTTATGAAAATCGCGCCCTGCAGCGCCCATAATTAATACATTTTTACGAGACATAAAATTAACCTCCGGGTTTGGGATCCATTATTAAATTTTTATTTATCAGTTCATCAGTTCTCTGTCTTCATTTTACATTTTTAATTATACATTCTACATTTTAATTCTGCATTCTTATATCTTCGTTCTTCACTCAACAGTAACGCTTTTTGCCAAGTTTCTTGGTTGATCCACATTCAATCCTTTCTTTACAGCAATATGATAGGCAAGCAACTGTAACGGTATAACTGTTAAAATGGGCATTAACATTCTTATTGTATCAGGAATTTTAATTGTATAATCCACCATTCTATCAATCTTATCATCGCACTCGCTTGCAACAGCAATTATTTTTCCGTGTCGTGCTTTCACTTCCTGAATATTGCTAAGGATTTTATCATAAACAGAATCTTTTGGTGCAATTACAACAACCGGCATATTTTCATCTATTAAGGCAATAGGACCGTGTTTCATTTCTGCTGCAGGATAACCTTCTGCATGTATATAAGAAATTTCTTTTAACTTAAGCGCCCCTTCCAGTGCTACAGGAAAATTATAACCACGACCGAGATACAGGAAATTTTTTGCGTTAACAAAGTCTTCTGCAATTTTTTCTATTTCATCATTTAGCTTAAGAATTTTTTCAATCTTAGCTGGGAGTAATTCAATTTCATTTGCAATACTTCTTCCATCAACCTGGCTTAAATGTTTTTTACGAGCAATTAACAAAGTAATTAATGCCAAAACTGTAAGCTGAGAAGTGAATGCTTTTGTAGATGCCACACCAATTTCTGGTCCAGCATGTATATAAACACCGGTATTGCTTTCTCTTGCAATAGAACTTCCGACAACATTGCAGATACCAACCGTTAAAGCACCACGTAATTTTGTTTCTTTAAGTGAAGCTAAAGTATCTGCGGTTTCTCCACTTTGTGAAATGAAAATTACAGTATCATCAGGATTTATAATTGGATTCCGATACCTGAATTCTGAAGCATATTCAACTTCGGTGGGCATTCCTGCAAACTGCTCGAACATATATTCCCCCACTAAACCAGCATGCCAGGAAGTACCACATGCAGAAATTATTATTCTTTTTGAAGAAGCAATTCTATCAGTAAAACCATCTAAACCGCCAAGTTTGGAAGTACCTTCTTCAAACAATAATCTTCCGCGCATAGAATTTCGGACTGATTCTGTTTGCTCCATAATTTCTTTCAGCATAAAATGGTTAAAACCACCTTTGCTTATCTCATCAAGTTTAAGTGTTATTTCCTGAATCTCTTTCTGGATTTCTTTATCAGCAACATCTTTTGCTATAAATTTATCTTTGAATACTTCCACAATCTCCCCATCTTCCAGGTAAACTACATTACGGGTATGAGCAATTAATGCGCTTACATCAGAAGCAATAAAATTTTCATTATCGCCAACACCAATTACTAACGGAGAACCTTTTTTTGCAACAACTATTTTGTCTGGTTCATTTTTGTAAATAACAGCAATTCCATAAGTTCCTTCAACTTCATTTAAAGCTGCCTGAACTGCTTTAAACAAATTAAATCCTTTAGTTAGGAAACTATCGATAAGTAGAGTAAGTACTTCTGTATCCGTATCACTATTAAAAATGTATCCGGATTCAATTAAAGTTAGTTTAAGTGCAGAATAGTTTTCAATTATGCCATTATGAATGAGCATTAAGGAGCCATCGGAATTTATATGAGGATGAGCATTAACTTCGTTTGGTACACCATGCGTTGCCCAACGTGTATGCCCGATTCCTAAATTAGCAGTAAGATTTAATTCCTCAAGTTTCTTTTCCAGGCAAGAAACTTTTCCAACACTTTTAATAATTTTGCTATGATGGTTATGAATTAGACCAATTCCAGCCGAATCATAACCGCGGTATTCGAGCCGTTTTAAACCACCCAACAATATTGGAATGCAGTTTTTATCACCTATATAACCAACTATACCACACATATTTTATCTCCTATTTGTTGTCTAAATAATCTTAGGAGAGACGGATGACAGATTTCTAAGATTGAATATTTGAACTCACCCCGTTCCGCTTTAGTACAAGATAAAAAATTTCCTATTAAATAATATTAGGTAAATCACTTGCGGGAACTTGACAGTTCAACAAGAAAGTTAGAAAAGGTGATTTATAAGTCCGGGCAATGCCGCAACAATAGTGGATTCGTTTTTTGAAAATAGAATATGTTTACCTTTACGGTAATCATTATTTCACTTTTGCTAGTTTTTGAATGATTGTTTTAGAAACATTTTTATTTCTGGATATAATCTTATAAAAATATACACCATTTGCAAGTATATTTTCATCCTGATCCTTTCCATTCCAATAAATTTTATTAAAACCAAAACGAAGTTCAGATGATGGAACTGATATATCTCTGATTAATCTTCCGGCAACTGTAAAAACTTTTATCCGGAAATCGTCCGGAAGCTCGCGCCCGGTTACATTAAAAGTAAAATAAGTATCATCTTTAAATGGATTAGGAAAATTGTAGACATCAAAAATATCATTCTTACTGTTTACTAAGAATGAAATTGAGTATGCTGTTGTATCAAAAAAATTTCCTGATGCATCTTTAGCCAATACTTCAATAATATGCTTACCGTTGTTAAATCGAGGTTTCCAGATTATGGTTGCCTGGTTATTTGGATATTCGCTGAATGAAAAATTTAAAGAATCTTGTTTAAAAGATAACGGTTCATTATTGTGGAAAATAAAAAACCTGGAAGTATCACTTAACGGTAACGGACTGTTATCCTTTAGTGTTATCATTATCTCTGGATTTGATGAAACAATATCTCCATCAAGAATCTCCTGGTTATCAAATTTTATAGAAAAAACTGGTTTAATAGAATCCCGTACTATGTAGAAATCTTTTTCGGCAATATTATTGAATGTAAACAACTCCTGCTTTGGTAACACAGCAGTTGCCTTAACCTGGTGCTTCAGAACGATATTAGTGGTTTGAATTACATGCGAGAATTCGCGAATGGAATCAACCGGAACAGTAACCGTTTGTGAATAAAATGAAGAATCTGCAGCATCCAAATAAAAGTTTAATTTAAGATTTTCAGCAACAGAATAACCATAATTTTTAACTTTGAATTTCATTGTTATTGGAAATCCCTGTAGACTAGAATCCGGGTTGAAAACCAAATTTTTATTAATTAAAGCTATCTCTGGAAAATTTGTATACTGAATATTCAGATTCTTCAGCTTCATCCGTTCTGTTGCACCAAGGGATGAATCAACCATATTAAAATGTACACGAAGTTTCGGATAGGTATTGCTATTTATAGAATCCAATTTTACATCACTTGCTAATTTTGCGGAAAGCGTATCCCATAATTTAGTCTTAGAGTTAAGTCCTTGAAGTATTGCATTAAAAATACCAGAAGTTCCATTCGATTCGAGTGAATAAGTCAATTTTTTCCAATTGACTGCAGGACCAACTTCCTGCGATGTAATTGAGCCGTTGGCTTGTTTATAAGTGCCGGCAAATTTGGAAATCTTTGGAGCAAATCCATTTCTAAAAACTGAACCGTAAACTACATCATTAATCCAATCGTAGCACCAGGCATAGTAACCTTGAAAAGGTTTATAACTAACCCATTCGTCTATGAATTCTCCATTGTTAATTTGAATTTTCCGCATCCATCCGCTAAGAAAATTTTCATAGGTATAAATATAATCTGGTGTAACAAAGAAACTGGAAAAGCCTACAAAACTTTCTCCAGAAGGTTTAAAGTCGCGTACCTTTTTCCAACCTGTAGATGGTTCCAGTACTCTTACAGTATACTTTAAGTTACCAAGACTATCCCGATAAGCCAGGTTATAAACATAATGTCCATCGGAAGCCAAATAGAAAGCTCCGTTATGTATTCTGGCATCAGTGGAATTTAAAAGACCATCTGGAATTTTGACTCTTGATGTATCGCCCGTTAACGGATCCATTTGAACTAAACTATAAGCGTCTCCATCAGGAATATAAATATATCCATCACTATGGTAAAAAATCTGGTCCCAGATATTCACTAATTTATCAGAAACTTCGCCATAGAATTTTCCTTTTTCAGTATTGTTATATCCAGTTCCAATTTTATATATTTTTGAAGCTCCACCATAATATGCCATTGATCCAAAGTAGATATAATTTCCATCTGTTGTAATTGAACTTATCCCTTTACTGCTGATAGGTAAAACAATTTCTAAATCCTCAATAAACTTTTGATTTGAAGGTTTTGGTGGTAAAAGTGAAGTATTTAATGAAAGGCTTTTATCTCCATCAGAGAATACAACATTGTTTAGATCAAACAGTTTAAATTGGCTGCCAGAAATGGCATAACCGTTAACAGGTTCAGATGAAATTGAGAATGTTTGAACAGTTGTCCATTTACTGTATTGCTGGTTATCGAGCATCTTTGCCCGCCAAAAATAGTTACCATTTTGTAAGCTTGGGGAAGTCCAATCTACCATTCCATCTGTTGGAATTATTCCAGTAGAAGTTAATACTGGTTTTGTAAAAGCTAAAGTTGTATCAATCTCAATAAAATAAACCAATGGTTTGGAAATGTAATATCCGATATCAGCAAAGGAAAATTTTATTGTATGTTCTGATGTGTTATATCCATTGAAAGGTTTGAGGATATTTGGTTCGCTCATATTAAAAACAACAAATGAATTTGATGCTGAGTTATCTGAAAAATCAATTTCCTCAATTTTATTTTCTAAGTTAACATCAACTTTAAGATTTACTAAACCAGCCCTGGTAGGTATCCAGCTAAAAATAACAGAATCCTGCTCTCCAAAACTTCCAAGCTTTTTACTACCAATGTTAAATGTTGAATCCGGATATAATGCAAATAATTGAACGGTTACACTATCATTTGGAAAAATTCTGCCAACATTATCTATCCTAACTTTTACCATAACGGTATCTTTTGTAATTGGATAAGTTGGATTGATAGAAATGGAAGATGCATTAATTATAAAATCCGGTTTGTCGGGCAATGCTAATTCAAGTGCAGGATCAGCGAGCAGCTCTGAAAGTGCAATTTGATCCTGAGAAAAAACTGATAAGTTCGTGTAGTTTGATTTTGCAAAAAGCAGCGCATCACCAATTATATATTTCTGCTTGTTAAAGATTTGATTAAATAGTTTGTTGTTCATTTCAACACCATAAAGCCAATAAGTAATGCCGGTGTTTCCAATAAATCCAATACTCCCCTTCCCAGGAACTTTATTAAATTGTTCTCCAAATACATTTTGATTGTCAAAGTGAGCCGTGTAGCAGGTTACACTAAAAATCATTGGCAATCTATTTTCATTTTGAAGCAAATAAATATCATCATTTAAAAAAACAAAATCCCATTGGTAGCCGCCTCCATGACCGTAAAAGTTTGCCATTACACAACCTTTATTAAATACATCTCTTATTTCTGGTCTTTCACCAAAAAATTGATTATCACCTGGGGCTGGGTATCTGAAAACCTTTTGTCCATAAAATCCATTTGTCTTAAGAAATTTATTTTCTAAATATTTGCTTTCAGTGTTAAAACCAAAATCATTTTCATCACTAACACTTTCTCCAGCACCTATTAGAAGTACTTTCTGTTTCCAGGCTTTTGAATTATCCGCGGGATAATTAAGTATTTTATCCACAAGAATATTTGCTTCACCAACAGTTTCGCAGGAAAGTCTTCCAATTGCAAGATCAGGAATAACATCATCACCACTAACAGCGGCAAACATATTATCACTTACTGCCTGCCCGTATTTATATGAATGATATGGGATTGAAGGAATATAATTTTTTCTACTGTCAGCAAGCAAACCCCGATAATCCCAGCTCATATCACCCATCAATGCAATATAAACCGGTGCTGGCTTAGTATAATTTTCATATGCATATTTTATATAGTCGCGAACTGCATATGGATCGAGCATTCCAAAGGAAAACTCATTATAGATTTCTGCAATATCAACAATTTTTATTCTTGGAGAAGAAAAACCTTTTAAATGATTACTACGGAAACTGGCTAATCTTTCTGCTGCACTACGGAATTTGGAATGTATAATAATTATATAATCAGCACCAATTGATCTATCATGAAGATTTGAATTAATATTTGAGGTAATTGAATCAGGGCTCATGAAGAAATCGTTTGAATAACAGAAATATTCTGTTTGTTCTTTTACGCTGTCTGTAAAAAGAACTTCCTGGTATTTATCGTTTGTAATCTGTGGATTTTTAATTGCAAATCCTTTTTGAGGAATGAAAACATTCATGTTATTTCTTTTCCAACCAAAAACATTGAAACGAATATTTCCATTTATTCCTGGAGAACTTATAAAATCAAAATAATTGCTATCAGCCCGATGTTCTCGCAAATATTCTAGTTCAAACCAGTTAACACGTATTTCATCATACGCCGTAACAAATGGATCAGCAGATATATCACCCTTAGCCACTATCTGAAGATTATTGGTAGCAAAGAATCCAACTTCATTCAGAGGAACAGTTTTTTCGAACTCCGCAATATTTTGTCCGTCCCAGCTTATATCACCCACTGGTTGCGAAGATAAAAGTATCTTTACTTTATGATCAGGATAAATTGATGCATTGTCAGTCATACCGTGCATATTTACACGAAGGATAAATTTATCCATATTAAATGTGAATCTTTTAGGATGAGGAAAGGAATAAACAAACACTTCATTTTCAACACCGTTTTGTCCGGAAGATCTACCCCAAAACCAATAATCGCGTTTATCATTTGGTGCTAAACCTAATCGCTCGTAAATCGAATCTACTTCATAATGATTTGTGTGGTAAGATGATTGAATTGTTTGATCCCAAACTTTTGGATACCCATCAATATTTTTGTACCGGTATCCGGAAGTATCCGCTTCATAAGAAAACCAATAAACATTTTCTCTGTTATAAATATTTAATTTGGAATTAGGTGAATGTTTGGGTTGAGAACCTACAAACTGGAAATAACTATTGTGACCAAAATTACCGTCCTTATTACCAACAACTTCAATTGGAATTGGCTTACCATAATTGAACAATTCAATTTTTTCGCCCTGGATATTTATATCAGATGGTAAACCAGCAGCTAAAAGTTGTTCGTATGTTACCCTGTAAACTCCTTTTTCCTTTAAATATATTTTCAAATATTTTTTATTTGGATTATACCAGTTCTGACTATCGGAAATTTTAGATAAAGAATTTATGTTCTCTTTCCCTATCCAGTTTTTTGCAAAGGAAGGATTGAGAGTATTAGCTTTAATATATTCTTCAGTAAAATTATCTGCTATAGATTGTTGCTGGAAACTAAGACTTGATGTGGAATTGTAATTTATTTGCACCGTTAAATTTTTATGAAAAATCAATTCTTTAGTAACAGGATTAAACTGGAATGGATTGATTGCAATCTGCACAATCTTAGCGAATCTAAATTGGTAAGGTTTAGAAGGTTGAACCATATTGTTTGGGAAAAATTCATTTTTGTTATAAATATTTTTATTAAATACTATATTCTTAGATTTAACTCCATTTGAATCTTCCTCAATACAAGGAATAATAAATTTACTCCTGAAACTTTCTTGCAAATTATTTATAACATTAACACTTAATTTGGCATCGAATGGTATCCCCAGGTTAAAATTAAAATTCGGAAGTTCAGGTTCACCAGGCATTCTTAGTGCAGGCAGTTTTCCCTCAATTTTCTGAAATACGATATTATTAATTAGTGTGTCTTTTAGTTTATAATCTCCATCAAAGCTAATGTAAACTTTAATATACTCTGCATTGGATTCAAGAACTTTAATGCTTTGAGCCAGTAAGAGCTGCTGTAACAGAATGATTGAAATAAGAAGGAATAATCTTTTCATAAGCTTCTGTAAAAAGTTTGTTTAACTTAAATAAGAAAGAAAATAATAACAATGATAAATTTAATCTGGTTTTACTGCAAATTGTGTGAAAAAGATTACATTCACTAATCCCAGAGGGATTAAATAATGGTAATATTCTATCAATAGAGTATTAGCAAAGTCCCGTCAGGGACGAAATATTCTTATTCAGGTTCTCTTAAAATGTATCGTTCATCAAATTCAATGTTATAGGCTTTAAGCCACGATTTATACTCTTCGGTAAAGGTTATTTTTTTATGGTGCTGTTCTTGATTCTTTATGTAATTGATTACTCTTGATAAATGTGAATGACTGTATGAGAATGCTCCATATCCTTCCTGCCACGCAAATTTCGAGCGTGTAAACTTACTTTCATTAATCCATTTTGATGAACTACCTTTTATATCCTGAAGCAAATCAGATAATGATTGATGAGGTCTATAACCGATTAGTATATGAACATGGTCTGCAACTCCATTAATTATAACTAATTTGTGTTTTTGTGCTTGAATAATTCCAGTAATGTATTTGTACAATTCATCCTTCCATATACCATCAATAATTGCCCTTCGGTATTGCACAGCAAAAATTATTTGAATATGAATTTGTGTATACGTGTTG of Ignavibacteriales bacterium contains these proteins:
- the glmS gene encoding glutamine--fructose-6-phosphate transaminase (isomerizing); this encodes MCGIVGYIGDKNCIPILLGGLKRLEYRGYDSAGIGLIHNHHSKIIKSVGKVSCLEKKLEELNLTANLGIGHTRWATHGVPNEVNAHPHINSDGSLMLIHNGIIENYSALKLTLIESGYIFNSDTDTEVLTLLIDSFLTKGFNLFKAVQAALNEVEGTYGIAVIYKNEPDKIVVAKKGSPLVIGVGDNENFIASDVSALIAHTRNVVYLEDGEIVEVFKDKFIAKDVADKEIQKEIQEITLKLDEISKGGFNHFMLKEIMEQTESVRNSMRGRLLFEEGTSKLGGLDGFTDRIASSKRIIISACGTSWHAGLVGEYMFEQFAGMPTEVEYASEFRYRNPIINPDDTVIFISQSGETADTLASLKETKLRGALTVGICNVVGSSIARESNTGVYIHAGPEIGVASTKAFTSQLTVLALITLLIARKKHLSQVDGRSIANEIELLPAKIEKILKLNDEIEKIAEDFVNAKNFLYLGRGYNFPVALEGALKLKEISYIHAEGYPAAEMKHGPIALIDENMPVVVIAPKDSVYDKILSNIQEVKARHGKIIAVASECDDKIDRMVDYTIKIPDTIRMLMPILTVIPLQLLAYHIAVKKGLNVDQPRNLAKSVTVE
- a CDS encoding C25 family cysteine peptidase, whose amino-acid sequence is MKRLFLLISIILLQQLLLAQSIKVLESNAEYIKVYISFDGDYKLKDTLINNIVFQKIEGKLPALRMPGEPELPNFNFNLGIPFDAKLSVNVINNLQESFRSKFIIPCIEEDSNGVKSKNIVFNKNIYNKNEFFPNNMVQPSKPYQFRFAKIVQIAINPFQFNPVTKELIFHKNLTVQINYNSTSSLSFQQQSIADNFTEEYIKANTLNPSFAKNWIGKENINSLSKISDSQNWYNPNKKYLKIYLKEKGVYRVTYEQLLAAGLPSDINIQGEKIELFNYGKPIPIEVVGNKDGNFGHNSYFQFVGSQPKHSPNSKLNIYNRENVYWFSYEADTSGYRYKNIDGYPKVWDQTIQSSYHTNHYEVDSIYERLGLAPNDKRDYWFWGRSSGQNGVENEVFVYSFPHPKRFTFNMDKFILRVNMHGMTDNASIYPDHKVKILLSSQPVGDISWDGQNIAEFEKTVPLNEVGFFATNNLQIVAKGDISADPFVTAYDEIRVNWFELEYLREHRADSNYFDFISSPGINGNIRFNVFGWKRNNMNVFIPQKGFAIKNPQITNDKYQEVLFTDSVKEQTEYFCYSNDFFMSPDSITSNINSNLHDRSIGADYIIIIHSKFRSAAERLASFRSNHLKGFSSPRIKIVDIAEIYNEFSFGMLDPYAVRDYIKYAYENYTKPAPVYIALMGDMSWDYRGLLADSRKNYIPSIPYHSYKYGQAVSDNMFAAVSGDDVIPDLAIGRLSCETVGEANILVDKILNYPADNSKAWKQKVLLIGAGESVSDENDFGFNTESKYLENKFLKTNGFYGQKVFRYPAPGDNQFFGERPEIRDVFNKGCVMANFYGHGGGYQWDFVFLNDDIYLLQNENRLPMIFSVTCYTAHFDNQNVFGEQFNKVPGKGSIGFIGNTGITYWLYGVEMNNKLFNQIFNKQKYIIGDALLFAKSNYTNLSVFSQDQIALSELLADPALELALPDKPDFIINASSISINPTYPITKDTVMVKVRIDNVGRIFPNDSVTVQLFALYPDSTFNIGSKKLGSFGEQDSVIFSWIPTRAGLVNLKVDVNLENKIEEIDFSDNSASNSFVVFNMSEPNILKPFNGYNTSEHTIKFSFADIGYYISKPLVYFIEIDTTLAFTKPVLTSTGIIPTDGMVDWTSPSLQNGNYFWRAKMLDNQQYSKWTTVQTFSISSEPVNGYAISGSQFKLFDLNNVVFSDGDKSLSLNTSLLPPKPSNQKFIEDLEIVLPISSKGISSITTDGNYIYFGSMAYYGGASKIYKIGTGYNNTEKGKFYGEVSDKLVNIWDQIFYHSDGYIYIPDGDAYSLVQMDPLTGDTSRVKIPDGLLNSTDARIHNGAFYLASDGHYVYNLAYRDSLGNLKYTVRVLEPSTGWKKVRDFKPSGESFVGFSSFFVTPDYIYTYENFLSGWMRKIQINNGEFIDEWVSYKPFQGYYAWCYDWINDVVYGSVFRNGFAPKISKFAGTYKQANGSITSQEVGPAVNWKKLTYSLESNGTSGIFNAILQGLNSKTKLWDTLSAKLASDVKLDSINSNTYPKLRVHFNMVDSSLGATERMKLKNLNIQYTNFPEIALINKNLVFNPDSSLQGFPITMKFKVKNYGYSVAENLKLNFYLDAADSSFYSQTVTVPVDSIREFSHVIQTTNIVLKHQVKATAVLPKQELFTFNNIAEKDFYIVRDSIKPVFSIKFDNQEILDGDIVSSNPEIMITLKDNSPLPLSDTSRFFIFHNNEPLSFKQDSLNFSFSEYPNNQATIIWKPRFNNGKHIIEVLAKDASGNFFDTTAYSISFLVNSKNDIFDVYNFPNPFKDDTYFTFNVTGRELPDDFRIKVFTVAGRLIRDISVPSSELRFGFNKIYWNGKDQDENILANGVYFYKIISRNKNVSKTIIQKLAKVK
- the tnpA gene encoding IS200/IS605 family transposase, whose translation is MSNTYTQIHIQIIFAVQYRRAIIDGIWKDELYKYITGIIQAQKHKLVIINGVADHVHILIGYRPHQSLSDLLQDIKGSSSKWINESKFTRSKFAWQEGYGAFSYSHSHLSRVINYIKNQEQHHKKITFTEEYKSWLKAYNIEFDERYILREPE